Part of the Zygotorulaspora mrakii chromosome 2, complete sequence genome, GAAGTGTACGAGAACCGAAAAAAAGGACCTTTAATGGCACTACCGCACTGGACAAGTTTCGATTGACACCCAATCAAAATTGATGCCtgaaagaaatatcaaaCCTTACCTTTCCCACTTTATAAAATGATGCTTATTTACTTTATATAGCGAACATCTCACCCACACGACTTCAAGTATAATTTTTATTCAGAACACTAAATATCCCATGTCTGAATTGGTCTTTCTCTCTCTGCCTCTGTCCTTTTTTTTCGGCAGGTCCCACCGACCAAGACCACAGACAAAACgaataaaaaaactttttgttcGTGGTGAACGTCTGTAagcgaaaaaaagagaaaacaaatttttttgcaattttaaGGAAACAAGATGGCAACTGCAAAAGCGCGTTGCACGCATAGGGGGGCGAATTGGGGCGTAGAGCGTTACAACGCACGCCACGACCTGATGGTAGTGAAAACCGTCGGAAGAAAGTTTACGAGTGCATTCGTCTACTATTGTGTTTCTTTCGGTTTCGCTTTTGTGTTTTTCCTTGGTTTTTCTAGTTTCTTTTGTTAACCGAGGTTTTCACTCCCGGAATTCTCTCGCCAGCGCTCTCTGCGATCATCTTCCGGTCTCGcacttttttctgaatttgaaaggtGTTGCCATTATGTGATGTACGAATGTCTATGTCTTTGACACGCagttttaaaaaatagCTAGGCAGTTGCATAGACAAAAAACGACCCCAGTGAGGATTGAACTCACGATCTTGCGATTAACAGTCGCACGCCTTAACCAGCTTGGCCATGGAGTCTTCAGATCAATATTTCGTTGATGGAGATTATGCTGGTAAGCCCCGTGCGGGAGATGGAGTGTGCCCGCAGGAGTTGCGGGCTGCAGACTTACAATGTGATATCACGCGATGACTGGGTTTCATTACAACTTTGTGATgtaattttaaaaaatagtGGTAAGGAATGAACGTGCACCTCTtgactctttttctttgggTACGCGACACAATGAGAAGTGACTCGGGGATAAAAGTACCGGTGATTGAGATTTTAGTGTCTTAATTGCCGATTATTGCCAAGAAGTGCGTGAATTTCCGGCGCAAATCCGAAATGGCCAAAATATGCTTCCAGACTGGCAGATATTTGGCAACTTTAACGTCAACGTAGTACTACGCCAAGTCATCTGATCAAGTACGTTTTTGATCGTCGAGAATATAGAGGCAGCATCAGGGCTCAGAGACGGTGGACTGCAACCGATTACCACGCAACCCATAATCGCAGAGAAACGCTTTCGAAAGCTCAGTACTCGAGCTAATGCCACCAGACATGCAAAGATAGCTCCGCTCTCTCGACCAGATTGACGCAATGCGTGGGTAGAGAGGACAACCCAAAGGTGATACGCCCGATATGTAGTTGCCCGACCAGTCACATGCACGTGCTTGTTTCGTGTGTAGTGATACTGGTCTTTGTCACACGATGCGATAGACTAGCAGACTCACGTGACCTAGCAATTGGGCACCGAGATCTACAGCAGTGTTGGATCGATTGAATAAGTGGAACGGAGCAATAGGCGTGGAACAGAGTGACTTACGCTATACGAAATCAACCACTTACACATCTCTGTAGCGGGACATATCATTTCGTGTTGGAATATGGATCATTACCGTGAGAGGAGTAcatatatcaaaaagatgacTTAGAAAAACCAGAAACAAGCCAATTGGAATATACGACAAGAGAAACAACGTCTGATGAAGCCCTAgcagaatatcaatcgatcctagaaagatatcggatgataatctatcgcgagacgtttacaattcaggaatctgactacgaaggagtctatagaatgaacacgaaatagcagttgtactgtggattctatgggactagaaatggtgtgatgacgatgaaaattcttcactcgtcgcCCTCTCTTATcgttcaataggtgcgaaatattaggtataaatactgacgtattttccagatattaatccaagttcaattagttttgtctcaattcatgatacagaaaatcaaggaattatatatctctataatatcatagtattatcatcaatgtcaaaccaagttactatcgacaactCCGAAGACAACTTTCTTATCAAATATCTCTAATACCGATGTCCAGCCAAAATAACCCTGATAACCCCGCAACCGATCCGCTCTCCTTTTCCCCTTCATGGCTCTTCTTTTCCGTTTGAAGTACGATAACAAGCTACAGTTTCAAAGAGGACCACATGATTCCTGTCTATCAAACCACGGACTGCTAGGGCTCGGTTTCTAGGGCTTGGAGGCCCTGTCGTCTGAAAAAGCACTGCCTTGTTAGGAATCGGCCGCGGAGCAGAAGTCGACCAAAAGCCGCGCTAGCATGCATCACATATAATTACGCCACTCTGTTCGAATAAAAAATAAGGGCGTGTGGTCTAGAGGTATGATTTCCGCTTAGGGTGCGGGAGGTCCCGGGTTCGAGTCCCGGCTCGCCcccattgattttttcccttttttgCTCACTACTCTTCACACATAATCTGCGGTTTCGGTACCGCTCTATTCACTTTTCAGGTGACGACTGATGTGAATGACCAGAAGCAACACAGTGTTAAGACAAGCAAAAAACATAAACAAGACGTCATTCAAAGAGATACGTCTTGAAAATCACCATCGAGATACGAGAAGAACTAACATAGTAACTGCAACCGGAACAAAAATTCTAACAGCGGTTACAGCACTAGTTACCATAGTATTTGAACCCACCATGGGGTAGATATCGTATAGAATACTAATCTCATGCTTATTTCTATACAGTTATGTTGATCCGCAGGCGGTTAATTAGTGTGTCGTAGTTTGATAAGGGTTGATAGTTCTTTGTTTATGCGTTGTTTCCCCGTCGCCGCTGTGCTCTTGGTGGTCACGAAGCGGACTAATGCTTGCGCCCGTCTTTTCATGATACCCTTTTCTCCTCCTGTCTCCCtaattttcatcaacacTGGATGCGTCTCTTCCCGTTTTCGCTGCcgacattttttttcccaTCGAACCCCCCGCGCTCCACGCTAGTTTCTAGGATGTGTTTAGAATTGCAGATTCAAAATACGTGTGACCTCTTATTCTCCGCCCCCCCTAAAGCTTTAGCCATACAGTACAATGAAAGAGTTGATGATTGTTAGTTCGGCTtaatttgagaaaaatgcATGACAACTGTAGAAGAGCCAGTAGAACCAATTATATCACTGCATTTGTGTAATTGTTGATGCACAAAAGTGTGCGACATCcatattcaattgatttggTCATTCACAAATATACTCAGATATGTATTTcctatatatatatatatatagaaCCTTTTAAAGCTCAGAAGGTAGAACTGCAGAACGGGAAATATTGTAGATGAAAAGGTTGTCTTTATCACTACAATAATCACTACTATCATCACGATCACaattgacaaaaaatgtCAACTGTATTATCAGCATCATCAAGGTCTCTTCTAGGGAGGAAAATATTTAAGAATTCTTTTTCCAGTTGTGATAAAATAGTGCTGTCGACGATGGAATCAAGGCGCTGTTATAGCAATGCTGAGAAAACGTTGAAGGAAAGATttgctgaaatttttccagcaaaagctgaagaaattaaagagttgaaaaagaactACGGCAAAACGGTTATCGATGAGGTTAAACTAGAGCAAGCGTACGGCGGTATGCGTGGTATTAAGGGCCTAGTTTGGGAAGGTTCGGTATTGGACCCAGAAGAGGGTATCAGATTTAGAGGCAAAACGATTCCGGAAATTAGAAAAGATCTTCCAAAAGCTTCGGCTGACTCGGACGAACCTCTGCCAGAAGGTTTGTTTTGGTTACTATTGACCGGCGAGGTCCCATCGGAAGCTCAGGTGAAGGCTTTATCTGCGGATTTGGCTTCAAGATCAGAGTTGCCTGAACATGTGTCTAATCTACTAGATAACTTACCAAAGGATTTGCATCCTATGGCACAATTTTCGATTGCTGTTACTGCTTTAGAAAGTGAGtcaaaatttgcaaagGCTTATGCTCAAGGCGTTGCCAAGAAAGATTACTGGAACtatacttttgaagattcgTTAGATCTTCTAGGTAAATTGCCAGTGATTGCTTCAAAGATCTACCGTAATATGTTCAAGGACGGTAAACTCTGCGAAATTGATCCAAATGCTGATTATGGTAAGAACTTAGCCAACCTT contains:
- the CIT2 gene encoding citrate (Si)-synthase CIT2 (similar to Saccharomyces cerevisiae CIT1 (YNR001C); ancestral locus Anc_1.422), with the translated sequence MSTVLSASSRSLLGRKIFKNSFSSCDKIVLSTMESRRCYSNAEKTLKERFAEIFPAKAEEIKELKKNYGKTVIDEVKLEQAYGGMRGIKGLVWEGSVLDPEEGIRFRGKTIPEIRKDLPKASADSDEPLPEGLFWLLLTGEVPSEAQVKALSADLASRSELPEHVSNLLDNLPKDLHPMAQFSIAVTALESESKFAKAYAQGVAKKDYWNYTFEDSLDLLGKLPVIASKIYRNMFKDGKLCEIDPNADYGKNLANLLGFSNKEFVELMRLYLTIHSDHEGGNVSAHTTHLVGSALSSPYLSLAAGLNGLAGPLHGRANQEVLEWLFKLREEVNGDYSKETIEKYLWETLNAGRVVPGYGHAVLRKTDPRYTAQREFALKHFPDYELFKLVSTIYEVAPKVLTKQGKTKNPWPNVDSHSGVLLQYYGLTEASFYTVLFGVARAIGVLPQLIIDRAVGAPIERPKSFSTEKYIELVKGIKAKM